The following are encoded together in the Bacillota bacterium genome:
- a CDS encoding cupin domain-containing protein, whose product MFIRSFQPDALFPAHEGTILAQGVFASEEIGAPFGCAFGVLKPGMVQKPERVPVAKLYYVRQGEATLQVEDEEQVIREGDVVFIPANAYHTVRNHTDRDFSTFAIWWTPHEGGKP is encoded by the coding sequence ATGTTCATCCGCTCTTTTCAGCCAGATGCGCTTTTCCCGGCGCATGAGGGCACCATCCTGGCGCAAGGCGTGTTCGCATCCGAAGAGATAGGTGCGCCGTTCGGATGCGCCTTTGGCGTCTTGAAGCCGGGTATGGTGCAAAAGCCGGAGCGCGTTCCTGTCGCCAAACTCTACTACGTGCGTCAGGGCGAAGCCACGCTGCAGGTCGAGGACGAAGAACAGGTCATCCGTGAGGGGGATGTGGTCTTCATCCCTGCGAATGCCTACCACACCGTGCGCAACCACACCGACCGCGATTTCAGCACGTTCGCCATCTGGTGGACACCGCATGAAGGAGGGAAACCATGA
- a CDS encoding PEP-CTERM sorting domain-containing protein — MRATLRLMMAIVVLTLSLAAHAQVTLSLWNFNDENFDVDGGVVGGNLQLIGGVTHEWATGSPQDTASPNRGLNTRNYPAQGTNNLTAGVRFNTPTTGYKDIVVRFDFRWSNTASKYARVQYTVDGTNWVNSLQLVAPGGDTWYSSGGSLVVLDLSNVAGVSDNPLFAFRVVSEFDPATGQYTAARSTSSYASTGTYRFDLVEVRGAVVPEPASLTALGVALAGLFGFRCVRRR; from the coding sequence GGCGGCGCACGCGCAGGTGACTCTGTCCCTGTGGAACTTCAATGATGAGAATTTTGACGTAGACGGTGGCGTAGTCGGCGGCAATCTGCAGCTTATCGGCGGCGTCACTCACGAGTGGGCAACGGGGTCACCCCAGGATACCGCCTCGCCCAACCGCGGCTTAAACACCAGAAACTATCCCGCGCAGGGCACGAATAACCTCACCGCAGGCGTGCGCTTCAACACACCCACCACGGGCTACAAGGACATCGTGGTGCGTTTCGACTTCCGCTGGAGCAACACCGCTTCCAAATACGCCCGCGTGCAGTACACAGTGGATGGAACGAACTGGGTGAACAGTTTGCAGTTGGTCGCCCCTGGTGGAGATACCTGGTACAGTAGTGGTGGTAGTTTGGTCGTGTTAGACCTGTCTAATGTTGCCGGCGTATCCGACAATCCGCTGTTCGCTTTCCGTGTGGTGAGCGAATTTGACCCGGCCACCGGGCAGTACACGGCAGCCCGCTCCACCAGCTCTTACGCATCCACAGGCACTTATCGGTTTGACCTGGTAGAAGTGCGTGGCGCTGTCGTGCCAGAGCCTGCCAGCCTGACCGCTCTGGGAGTGGCTCTGGCTGGACTGTTCGGTTTTCGCTGCGTTCGCCGTCGGTAA
- a CDS encoding sulfatase-like hydrolase/transferase — protein MSAKPLNVVLFISDTFRRDNLTVHGGTEIHTPFLDRFAQMAQVFERAYCGSFPTVPARTDLFTGRWTFPHRDWSPLPREETVLAELLSHAGYTTMMIIDTPHLLNYGYHFDRGFTAFEWIRGQENDRWRTDPIEVEYPFDIRKCRLGERTLRQYLRNVADRRSEEDYFPARTVNAAMRWLERNATQKPFFLYIDTFDPHEPWDPPRHYTDLYDPNYEGEEVIYPHYWYWREFMTEAELNHCRALYRGEVTMVDYWFGRLMARLESLNLLEDTVVIFTADHGFYLGEHGIIGKALFEERDGKHIFHRSPIYDEVARIPLLIYVPHTTPARHEAFTGFIDLMPTILELAGVQIPSEVQGRSLLPLIRGEPVAWRDFFVTSWAIVHQPGETMSRAVDGTERVVLSPRPSTIHEREWTLLYSVAGDEVELYHTATDPAQTRNVASEYPDVARGLHAKFLRFLEQCGTRDEYLQPRREISI, from the coding sequence ATGTCGGCAAAACCGCTCAACGTGGTACTGTTCATCTCAGACACCTTCCGCCGCGATAACCTGACGGTGCACGGCGGCACGGAGATACACACTCCCTTCCTGGACCGCTTCGCGCAGATGGCACAGGTGTTTGAACGGGCCTACTGTGGCTCGTTTCCCACCGTTCCTGCCCGCACCGACCTGTTCACTGGCAGGTGGACTTTTCCGCACCGCGACTGGTCGCCCCTGCCGCGCGAGGAGACGGTGCTGGCGGAGCTGCTGTCGCACGCGGGCTACACCACCATGATGATTATCGACACTCCCCACCTGCTGAACTACGGGTATCACTTCGACAGGGGGTTCACTGCCTTCGAGTGGATACGCGGGCAGGAGAACGATCGCTGGCGCACCGACCCCATAGAGGTGGAATACCCCTTCGACATCCGCAAGTGTCGTCTGGGGGAGCGTACCCTGCGCCAGTACCTGCGCAATGTGGCAGACCGTCGCAGCGAGGAGGACTACTTCCCCGCCCGTACGGTGAACGCCGCCATGCGATGGCTGGAGCGAAACGCCACCCAGAAGCCTTTCTTCCTGTATATCGACACCTTTGACCCGCACGAGCCGTGGGACCCGCCGCGCCACTACACCGACCTGTATGACCCCAACTACGAGGGCGAAGAGGTCATCTACCCGCACTACTGGTACTGGCGCGAGTTCATGACCGAAGCCGAACTGAACCACTGCCGCGCGCTCTACCGCGGCGAGGTGACGATGGTGGATTACTGGTTCGGCAGGCTGATGGCGCGGCTGGAGAGCCTGAACCTGCTGGAGGACACCGTGGTTATCTTTACCGCCGACCATGGGTTCTACCTTGGCGAGCATGGCATCATCGGCAAAGCGCTGTTCGAGGAGCGCGACGGCAAGCACATCTTCCACCGCTCGCCCATTTACGATGAGGTGGCGCGCATCCCCCTGCTTATCTACGTACCCCACACCACACCCGCGCGTCATGAGGCGTTCACTGGCTTTATCGACCTGATGCCCACCATACTGGAACTGGCGGGCGTGCAGATACCCTCGGAGGTGCAGGGACGTTCACTGCTTCCGCTGATTCGGGGTGAGCCCGTCGCATGGCGCGACTTCTTCGTTACTTCCTGGGCGATTGTGCACCAGCCAGGTGAAACCATGAGCCGCGCCGTGGACGGAACCGAGCGCGTGGTGCTATCGCCACGTCCTTCCACGATACACGAGCGAGAGTGGACACTGCTTTATAGCGTGGCTGGCGACGAGGTGGAGCTGTACCACACCGCAACTGACCCCGCACAGACGCGCAACGTCGCCAGTGAATATCCCGACGTCGCCCGAGGCTTGCACGCAAAGTTCCTGCGGTTTCTGGAGCAGTGCGGCACACGCGACGAGTACCTGCAGCCACGACGGGAGATAAGCATCTAA
- a CDS encoding DNA photolyase family protein, with amino-acid sequence MRTVAIFRRELRLYDNPLLQDAERGEFIPVLFLDDHNQQEHGDTLRALFFHALRQLQSSIEAVGGRLYILPSTEQERFFDTVRPDVVRLCEDVEPHSRQRDKQLIDLLNSKGIRVHVLRDSLLSPLPDGTYPSFTQFYKKHFLENVRPLSPIPAPKAINTPSFELPTVPIPEPESEAAQSWFATEEEVQRRWQAFVRAGLAQYEQRRNLPSQPGTSRMSPYVRCGMISLRQMLRDAWGVSEQFVKELAWRDFYSHILYHHPETVNMELRPEWRGFPWRHDEEQFERWARGCTGIPLVDAGMRQLLCEGWIHNRTRMVVANYLTKHLLIDWRWGERWLYLHLVDADLAMNVGNWQWAAGCGADAQPYYRIFNPLLQAQKFDPQAEYIHRYVPELQQAGAEQLGDLENLHRLCPDYPSPLVTPDEGRKRFLQVARQFFGERAQENLPFDRE; translated from the coding sequence GTGCGAACAGTAGCCATCTTCCGACGCGAATTGCGCCTGTACGATAACCCTCTGCTGCAGGACGCCGAACGCGGCGAGTTCATCCCCGTCTTGTTCCTGGACGATCATAATCAGCAGGAGCACGGTGATACCCTGCGCGCCCTGTTCTTCCATGCCCTGCGCCAGCTGCAAAGCAGCATCGAGGCGGTTGGCGGACGGTTATATATCCTGCCATCGACGGAGCAGGAGCGGTTTTTCGATACCGTGCGTCCGGACGTGGTGCGCCTGTGTGAAGATGTGGAACCGCACTCTCGCCAGCGCGACAAGCAGTTGATCGACTTGCTGAACAGCAAGGGTATCCGGGTGCATGTGCTTCGCGATAGCCTGCTGTCACCTTTGCCCGACGGCACGTATCCGTCCTTCACGCAGTTCTATAAAAAGCACTTTCTGGAAAACGTACGCCCTTTGTCGCCGATACCCGCGCCCAAAGCCATCAACACCCCATCCTTCGAATTGCCCACAGTGCCCATTCCTGAGCCCGAGAGCGAGGCGGCGCAGTCGTGGTTCGCGACAGAAGAGGAGGTGCAGCGACGCTGGCAGGCGTTTGTGCGCGCGGGACTGGCGCAGTATGAGCAGCGGCGCAACCTGCCATCTCAACCGGGCACCTCGCGCATGAGCCCCTACGTGCGGTGCGGTATGATTTCGCTGCGGCAGATGCTGCGCGACGCCTGGGGAGTGAGCGAGCAGTTCGTCAAGGAACTGGCATGGCGCGACTTCTATTCCCACATCCTGTATCACCATCCCGAAACGGTGAACATGGAGCTGCGCCCCGAATGGCGCGGCTTTCCCTGGCGACACGACGAAGAGCAGTTCGAACGATGGGCACGGGGATGCACGGGCATCCCGCTGGTAGACGCGGGCATGCGCCAGCTGCTGTGCGAAGGCTGGATCCACAACCGCACGCGCATGGTCGTGGCGAACTACCTGACCAAACACCTGCTCATCGACTGGCGCTGGGGCGAGCGGTGGTTATACCTGCATCTGGTGGACGCCGATTTGGCCATGAACGTGGGCAACTGGCAATGGGCGGCAGGTTGTGGGGCGGACGCCCAGCCCTACTACCGCATTTTTAACCCGCTGCTGCAGGCTCAGAAGTTCGACCCGCAGGCGGAGTACATCCATCGTTACGTGCCCGAGCTCCAGCAAGCCGGCGCCGAACAGCTCGGCGACCTCGAAAACCTGCATCGCCTGTGCCCAGACTACCCATCGCCTCTGGTGACCCCCGACGAGGGGCGCAAACGATTTTTGCAGGTAGCCCGGCAGTTCTTCGGCGAGCGCGCGCAGGAGAATCTCCCCTTTGACCGAGAATAA
- a CDS encoding Gfo/Idh/MocA family oxidoreductase: MSQPVRIGLIGCGGISRAHVRGMLSLGAEAIRVVATCDVEQSLAEERARDAGAEVALTDWRAVVERKDVDAVDICLPHDLHAEVAIAAAQEGKHIFVEKPIATTLEDGWAMVRAARDANVVLMTAFVERFEAENWRTKQLLDEGWLGTPVLAQVDHLQNVFIPPGHWARERNRLGGGAIASAGCHRIDLLRWFIGEVEWVSAETFYNPDRMEGEIAGVVNMQFTTGAIANLSINWMSPYRAFYRKLWLEGTEGCIHNWNGLHIFSRKKPEWSEGFVTLEVEPVDPFAAELRHFVECIREGKQPLTSGEEAVRTQAVAIAANESEQTGCRVRPADLLARAMEEIS, from the coding sequence ATGAGCCAGCCTGTTCGCATCGGTCTAATCGGCTGTGGGGGTATCTCCCGCGCACACGTGCGCGGGATGTTGAGTCTGGGAGCGGAGGCGATTCGGGTCGTTGCGACCTGCGACGTCGAACAGTCGCTGGCGGAAGAACGCGCCCGAGACGCGGGGGCTGAGGTTGCCCTCACCGACTGGCGTGCGGTGGTCGAGCGCAAGGACGTTGACGCGGTGGACATCTGCCTGCCGCATGACCTGCACGCGGAGGTCGCCATCGCCGCGGCGCAGGAAGGCAAGCACATCTTCGTGGAGAAACCGATTGCCACCACGCTGGAAGACGGATGGGCGATGGTACGCGCCGCGCGGGATGCCAATGTGGTGCTGATGACCGCCTTCGTGGAGCGATTCGAGGCGGAAAACTGGCGCACGAAGCAACTACTGGACGAAGGCTGGCTTGGCACGCCGGTTCTGGCGCAGGTGGACCATCTGCAGAACGTGTTTATCCCGCCGGGGCACTGGGCACGCGAGCGCAATCGGCTGGGCGGCGGCGCGATTGCCAGCGCGGGATGCCATCGAATCGACCTGCTGCGCTGGTTTATCGGCGAGGTGGAGTGGGTCTCTGCCGAGACCTTCTACAATCCCGACCGCATGGAGGGCGAAATCGCGGGCGTGGTCAACATGCAGTTCACGACGGGGGCAATCGCGAATCTCAGCATCAACTGGATGTCGCCCTATCGCGCCTTCTACCGCAAGCTGTGGCTGGAGGGCACCGAAGGCTGTATCCACAACTGGAACGGCTTGCATATCTTCTCGCGCAAAAAGCCGGAATGGAGCGAGGGGTTCGTGACACTGGAGGTGGAACCGGTAGACCCCTTCGCTGCCGAGCTGCGCCACTTTGTGGAGTGCATCCGCGAGGGCAAACAGCCGCTGACCAGTGGCGAGGAGGCGGTGCGCACGCAGGCGGTTGCCATCGCCGCCAACGAATCAGAACAGACAGGCTGCCGGGTTCGTCCTGCAGACCTGCTGGCGCGAGCAATGGAGGAGATTTCCTGA